The sequence gaactctttgattttccaggacagaaagtagcctattttcTTCCCTCGGATGCAATCTGTCTTTGTACCAGTCATAaataaacagatgggccttgaaaagctagcagacagattcATGCActtgataatattagtatggaatggaTTTCACATATCTAAAGGTTGCTAAAGGTTTTCAGCAACCTTTAGTAATCGCCTTGAAAAGGTCTTtcagtaaaacaaaatatttttagttcacACTTCAAGTGCATTTATTAAAATCAAATCAGTACAAACAAACCATACATACagtattacaaataaatataagtatattacAAACACAGCTTACATTCGAGATAAGTAcatttaatattacaaaaatatgggACTGATTGTACCCAGTATGAAATATATTACATTTTTCGCAATTAAgcaagtaataattaaaatcctTAGTGGTTCAGTCCCTAAAAtatctttaattatattatttttaacttaaattatttgtGATACATGGCATcgattaatttctaaatcaaattTGTACTTTTAGTTAAACAATTTGTAGTTTTAGAGGTGTTTTTTCGATCagttgtaaggttatttttaaaaattgatttgagttgtcaaaaataatataaaattattaatttatctaatgcaggtagtttgataaaatcgatatttcgctcattcgatgtcatacaatctgttactaggaggccgacaagattgaacttgcataaatacgggtgttttgaaggttttagttgagtctccttctgagattcggagcgatatcgcatattttcggtatttgggttgtgaactggataattagatgttgtgatagcaatcacgctctaattaaattatttattttggcattagtttgtttagattaaaactctcggataacctctacacattgaacctggtgttttttgtgttggtaatgagaggacattccaataattcgataaaattatttaaataatacctgcttttctgagtgacgccaataattcagaagcgggacgtgtctcacgttgtcttaatttcgctttggtatctttttgtaaacaacccacatttgattaaaatttttattaagtttgatttggtgattaaaatttttagttttttttttaataatttagtcttttgtgaattggaaagtaatttgcaatgagtggttcagattttgtatacatcgaatgagaagttagtcgtttggatttattgttgacttgatattaaaactgagagttcggcagttcaggggtaggttttaatgatttgacggagggcaggatagcccatgatttggatttgacttagggcaaggaagcccgcgactgacatgacaagattatttagaaacacgagggcgtgttaaattcaggacggccgaactgtaaggttatttttaaaaattgatttgagttgtcaaaaataatataaaattattaatttatctaatgcaggtagtttgataaaatcgatatttcgctcattcgatgtcatacaatctgttactaggaggccgacaagattgaacttgcataaatacgggtgttttgaaggttttagttgagtctccttctgagattcggagcgatatcgcatattttcggtatttgggttgtgaacttgataattagatgttgtgatagcaatcacgctctaattaaattatttattttggcattagtttgtttagattaaaactctcggataacctctacacattgaacctggtgttttttgtgttggtaatgagaggacattccaataattcgataaaattatttaaataatacctgcttttctgagtgacgccaatacagtGCACTTACCAAGCAGTACCAAGAAGTGCGTCaatatattgttattataaGAATTTATCCTGAAGATTTATTTTTCAATCTTATCAGGCTAGTAGACAATATATGTCACAAAAGAAGAAATACATCATTTCCAGTTAAAAATTTCATTGGCGAAATTATTCGTATCGTCGTAGGGCActccaaacaaaaataatttggatAAATCAAACACCATAAAATGTTGTAGACTCGTTTTCGAAATTAATATCTATTGACTATTATCTAtatctgtagttttccagatttccataaaaatgtgTAATATTCCACACGGGCTCAAAGTTTTAcctacatataaatctttgagctgTTGTAACTTTGAAGCTACACATTTTaacgtacctaagtatatttgtttttagaacgtgtctacaaaatttcattgagtttaatGAGattcaaactacgtttgtatggtgtGATGTTTGTATGAGGAAAGTTctcataattattaaaaaaatcatttttgttCATACTACCGTCGAAGAATCgtcgaagttttttttttataacatctttagaaattataagaataaattattacGGCTTTACTCACGTATTAagtcgaaactagtcgggcttacaccgACTAAATAGTTACGTGAGTATAgtcgtaacaatctatacttaggtacttataagttataatggAAAAAATCACTcatgatagtttaaacgctaaaataacCTCTTTAGAAAATTTATATCAAAGTATTTCAAATGAAAGATTACTCATGCTACACTAAGCTCGATGCTCCCATTTGTCCACTAGCTTCTTTATTGTTGGGCAGAATACTGACCATTTGGCCTGACAAGTTATCATCCACATGACCAGACAGACTTGGCGACGGCCCTTGGGAACTACCATAAACCTTTGTACTGTATCCTGAATCATTATGAGACTCCCTGTCCGTTTGACTCTGAGTTTCAGTCAAATGGGTGTTTATAGCTAAAGATTGGAGTCTACTGTGTAGCAAACTATGATCAGGTGTCGGTTTTCTTATGGCATGTGGATTTGGTCTAAAATTCGGGTACATTGGTGGACGGTTATCGTAGTAACTACCGCGAAAGTGATCGTTCTGGTTTGCAATTTCAACTTCAGTATTCTGATCCAAGTGGTCGCTGTAACAATGGGGTATCCTTTCTATTTCTCTTATCATGTGATCTTGCATCATTGCGCTGAAAACCCCCGTTTGATGGTGGTGTATAGGATTTCTGTTACGGGCCTGAACTTGATTTTGGGGGAGACCGGACTCATTGTAATCTAATTGATTCTGACAAGGGTGGTGAGGGTATGGCAGACCGTTTTCCTGTCTATACGGCATCTGATGATGCATCTGTCTGTTAGGTATATCGTGGAAGTATGCGTCTTTTGGAATCATTCTAATATCGTGGGGATAATTTTGTGTTTGCACTTGAGGCGCTGGTGATTGGGACTTCATTGAAATGGACTCGTAGTTGGGCAGAGGTAGAGTTTGCAGTAAATTGGTGTTCCTCATTGGTCCTGGTTGATTTGTACTTCTTATAGGATTGTCTTCTTCGTCGCTACTCTCTGAATTGTTACCATTTTCCTTTGGCGGAGTATGAAAAGCTTTTCTCGTTGGAAACGGTATGAGGTTGTGTAAGCTAAACCTTTTAGTTTTAGGAggtttttctttcaatattGGTGCAGGTCTCAAAGGCTGTTGAGGCATTTTTAGGACAGGATTCGGTTGTATAGGCAACGGTGTCTCTTTCTCAATTACTGCTCTCGGTAAAGGAATTCTTTCTGGTGAGATATGCCTTTGTTGGTGCTCTACCTGAGCTACCAATTCTTGAACTGATCTCCGAGGTTCTCTCTCTATATTACACTCTTCTCTGTAATCTGGTtgtttagaaaattttatatatCCATCTTGAGAGATGTCCATAGATTTTGTATTCCTTGGCAATGCGTCagacatttctttttcaagcaTCACCCTTTTTCGAATATCGTCAGCCGTTCTTTGCAACACTTGACTTTTCCACATATGTTCATTTTGTTGTTCTAATTGGCTATTTATCATAGTACGCTCTTCTGGGCACTTAAAATCTGATTGTCGATTACTACTACTAGAGGATATGGCTGTAGAGTTTCTACATGGAGATATGTATCTTTCACTATGAACAGGAACATCTGATACCGGGGATTGTGATACAGAAACCTTATTAGCTTTAACGTGAATTTCAGCTGTGACGTTAGGAGAGgtaccttgactgcaatttgtATGATGTATTGTATGAGGAGATCTTGAACACCGACTAGGCCCGACATCTAGCTGATCGCTACTTCTCGAATTTTTAAGCATATGTTTCCGTCTTGGACTTCTAGGTGATCTATTGTCCAAATTCTCAGTGCTTTGGGACGTGGCTTTACCACTATACTCCAGGTCTTTGGCTATGCTTTCACACTGCTCCACGTTTTCGTTGAAGCTCCTTATAATTCTGTTCACATTGTTCCATTCTTCGTTACCTCCATCCAAAATTTCGAGACTTCTCGTTCTTTTTATCGGTGGTATATCTAGTGATCCTTTTGGACTGAAGTCTAGTTTCTTCACTCTTTCTGACGCTCTGAACATCATGCCT comes from Maniola jurtina chromosome 17, ilManJurt1.1, whole genome shotgun sequence and encodes:
- the LOC123873705 gene encoding uncharacterized protein LOC123873705 → MGGGALLEAAARGDAGRVASLIRAGAPVDATDENGCSALQRAAADGHVDVVRVLLEQGADPNKQDLVHGNTAAHEAAWKGYSRTVATLARSCDLRARNAAGFAPLHLATQNGHNQSAREILLAGAPPDLQNNYGDTSLHTAARYGHAGVTRILISAQCRVSEQNKNGDTALHIAAAMGRRKLTRILLEAGCDKSLKNHQGETARDIATRKGLEEIISILNTPVAKQSKKKDKHRDKSKERTIDEPDDAKKRDKSKDKKKKNVHFETPAAPPVQWSPYGCHYYPDPKYFPKPKLNSLPTEPLKKGEQYYLDLAGNIKKGPIGAGYTCYCAPFFKHMEEKLNEDKKDLKRHIDRAHEKLDQKVTDLEMKTQGQISELTRFVAAERALCKERHKHLEQWLTRGMMFRASERVKKLDFSPKGSLDIPPIKRTRSLEILDGGNEEWNNVNRIIRSFNENVEQCESIAKDLEYSGKATSQSTENLDNRSPRSPRRKHMLKNSRSSDQLDVGPSRCSRSPHTIHHTNCSQGTSPNVTAEIHVKANKVSVSQSPVSDVPVHSERYISPCRNSTAISSSSSNRQSDFKCPEERTMINSQLEQQNEHMWKSQVLQRTADDIRKRVMLEKEMSDALPRNTKSMDISQDGYIKFSKQPDYREECNIEREPRRSVQELVAQVEHQQRHISPERIPLPRAVIEKETPLPIQPNPVLKMPQQPLRPAPILKEKPPKTKRFSLHNLIPFPTRKAFHTPPKENGNNSESSDEEDNPIRSTNQPGPMRNTNLLQTLPLPNYESISMKSQSPAPQVQTQNYPHDIRMIPKDAYFHDIPNRQMHHQMPYRQENGLPYPHHPCQNQLDYNESGLPQNQVQARNRNPIHHHQTGVFSAMMQDHMIREIERIPHCYSDHLDQNTEVEIANQNDHFRGSYYDNRPPMYPNFRPNPHAIRKPTPDHSLLHSRLQSLAINTHLTETQSQTDRESHNDSGYSTKVYGSSQGPSPSLSGHVDDNLSGQMVSILPNNKEASGQMGASSLV